From a single Candidatus Schekmanbacteria bacterium genomic region:
- a CDS encoding oligosaccharide flippase family protein, with protein MSEKRADNTGLDTKHGMGKNAYYTSVGIFLSSFFGSLTYYFIGRYFGAGAITDAFFAVNVIWLFFLTFASTFRYTLSAMLSADLDHEVFRERLGESLLTVIYITLPLCILLFVFSREAAMLAGIGFNEEQLNIVSLMLKFMVPGLVFMFAGFVFSAALGARGIFSVPAAAIAVVNAVCFLFLVVFRNSFGIYSVIAGMVAGYLISFAIVFVKSVQCRFLPKFRKLTMSDLRVITTPIVTGSAIYMFNEINYWILQSYSSVFEKGTPSIFAYSSTIAAFIIYIISFPISVVSVPSMVRKADEIEKYIKGCLRFNALFTVPVAISFFFMATPAVAFFFGDTFSPRQIEVFSFLVKAYMPVVIIGGVCLQLFSLFFAMNEGKHLFISGAVSVPVNLIVLFLFRDSLGVYTLAAAQLAYTLAIVIYLVAVMRMKGMVIKYIPSSVFPPDVSLYGLISLGIVWYVFRGVEASITGMTTGGFFKISSAWIIYFLLYGIMIRFLSPAKYGELVSIIRKS; from the coding sequence ATGTCAGAGAAAAGAGCTGATAACACTGGTCTGGATACAAAACATGGTATGGGGAAAAATGCCTATTATACGTCGGTGGGTATTTTTCTCTCCTCCTTTTTTGGTTCTCTTACCTATTATTTCATAGGGAGGTATTTCGGTGCAGGGGCAATCACCGATGCTTTTTTTGCAGTGAATGTAATCTGGCTTTTTTTTCTGACCTTCGCATCTACATTTCGTTATACGCTTTCTGCAATGCTCTCGGCAGACCTGGATCATGAAGTATTCAGGGAAAGGCTCGGAGAATCTCTTTTAACAGTCATTTATATTACATTGCCACTGTGCATTCTTCTGTTTGTTTTCAGCCGTGAAGCAGCTATGCTTGCAGGCATTGGTTTTAATGAGGAACAGCTTAATATAGTCTCTTTAATGCTGAAATTCATGGTGCCGGGGCTTGTTTTTATGTTTGCAGGTTTTGTTTTTTCCGCAGCCCTTGGAGCACGCGGCATATTTTCCGTTCCTGCCGCTGCCATAGCAGTTGTGAATGCGGTGTGTTTTTTGTTTTTGGTCGTCTTTAGAAACTCATTTGGAATATATTCTGTCATTGCTGGAATGGTTGCAGGTTATTTGATTTCCTTTGCGATAGTTTTTGTAAAGTCTGTCCAATGCCGGTTTTTGCCAAAATTCAGGAAGCTTACAATGTCTGATTTGCGTGTAATAACGACTCCCATAGTTACAGGATCTGCAATATACATGTTCAATGAGATAAACTATTGGATACTTCAGAGCTACTCAAGTGTGTTCGAGAAGGGGACCCCGAGCATTTTTGCCTATTCATCTACAATAGCGGCTTTCATAATTTATATTATATCATTTCCCATTTCAGTTGTGTCTGTTCCGTCAATGGTCAGAAAGGCAGATGAGATAGAAAAATATATAAAAGGGTGTTTAAGATTCAATGCCCTCTTTACAGTTCCGGTGGCTATATCGTTCTTCTTCATGGCAACGCCTGCGGTTGCCTTTTTCTTCGGTGATACTTTTTCGCCGCGGCAGATTGAAGTTTTCTCATTTCTCGTAAAGGCCTATATGCCGGTCGTTATAATCGGCGGAGTCTGTCTCCAGCTTTTTTCTCTTTTCTTTGCCATGAATGAAGGAAAACATCTTTTTATATCAGGAGCAGTCAGTGTTCCTGTGAACCTTATTGTTCTATTTTTATTCAGGGATAGTTTAGGAGTATATACTCTTGCTGCTGCACAGCTCGCCTACACGCTTGCCATAGTGATCTATCTTGTTGCTGTGATGAGAATGAAGGGAATGGTGATAAAATATATCCCTTCATCTGTTTTTCCTCCTGATGTTTCACTTTATGGGTTAATATCTTTAGGGATTGTATGGTATGTTTTCAGGGGTGTGGAAGCTTCTATAACCGGTATGACGACAGGCGGGTTTTTTAAGATTTCATCAGCATGGATTATTTATTTTTTATTATACGGAATAATGATCAGGTTTTTAAGCCCTGCTAAATACGGGGAACTTGTTAGTATTATACGGAAGAGCTGA
- a CDS encoding class I SAM-dependent methyltransferase: protein MFNAFRGSGRYDGTEDGNEKYSSVAEDIRIFQKKLFRWRFNSILSQLPIGKLLDIGCSTGCFIEVGKEFGWETAGIDVSEEACAVAGKIDGARVSCGILEESKFGDGEFSLINMSHLLEHIGEPHVFMKEVNRVLSPQGAVLIEVPNERFFLARVLIYSILGRVFKGLTYKPDENHIFYYTPASLRILIESSGFKVISLKVEGFSRPGRYEMTTRGMGKSAQIFLKALSLIKADELIGMGHYIVALAVKG from the coding sequence ATGTTTAATGCTTTCCGGGGTTCAGGCAGATATGATGGCACGGAAGATGGGAACGAAAAGTACTCTTCAGTAGCAGAGGATATAAGGATTTTTCAAAAAAAACTTTTTAGATGGCGTTTTAATAGTATTCTTTCTCAGCTTCCAATAGGGAAATTGCTGGATATCGGGTGTTCCACCGGATGTTTTATTGAGGTGGGGAAGGAGTTTGGGTGGGAGACTGCCGGGATAGATGTAAGCGAAGAGGCATGTGCTGTTGCAGGAAAAATTGACGGTGCAAGAGTAAGTTGCGGTATTCTTGAAGAATCGAAATTCGGGGATGGAGAGTTTTCTCTGATAAATATGTCGCACCTTCTTGAGCACATAGGAGAACCGCACGTCTTCATGAAAGAGGTAAACCGTGTATTAAGCCCGCAGGGTGCAGTGCTGATAGAAGTTCCAAATGAACGTTTCTTTTTAGCAAGGGTATTAATTTACTCAATACTTGGCAGAGTGTTTAAAGGGTTAACATATAAACCTGATGAAAATCACATTTTCTACTATACGCCCGCTTCACTCAGGATACTTATTGAGTCTTCAGGGTTTAAAGTAATATCATTAAAAGTAGAAGGTTTTTCAAGGCCGGGCAGATATGAGATGACAACAAGGGGAATGGGGAAATCCGCTCAAATATTTTTAAAAGCTCTTTCATTAATAAAGGCAGATGAACTTATAGGAATGGGGCACTATATCGTTGCCCTGGCAGTCAAAGGATAA
- a CDS encoding glycosyltransferase family 2 protein: MNDNMNDKIIDSGKKLCIIIPAYNEERNIAGVIKAVRNALPEGTIVVVNDGSKDKTAETAISHGATVLSLPVNVGYGAALQTGFKYSLKNGFRFSLIMDADGQHIAEEAHKVLTPVMQGIADLAVGSRYSGDNVYRGSMIRMLGSLIFSKLASWSLGFKVTDPTSGFQAMNRRTIEFFCSPVYPSDFPDADILIATKRAGLKIVEVPVKMLPPAGGKSMHSGLKPFYYIFKMFFSIFVTFLRKDTAN, translated from the coding sequence ATGAATGACAATATGAATGATAAAATAATCGATTCAGGTAAGAAGCTTTGTATCATAATTCCGGCTTACAACGAGGAACGAAATATTGCCGGTGTCATCAAAGCTGTGAGGAATGCTTTACCGGAGGGGACGATAGTTGTTGTCAACGATGGATCGAAAGATAAGACTGCCGAAACTGCAATCTCTCATGGGGCGACAGTGCTAAGTCTTCCGGTTAATGTTGGATATGGTGCTGCGCTTCAGACAGGTTTTAAGTATTCCCTTAAGAATGGGTTCCGGTTTTCACTTATCATGGATGCTGATGGCCAGCACATCGCTGAAGAGGCACATAAAGTGCTGACTCCAGTAATGCAGGGAATCGCGGACCTTGCCGTAGGTTCAAGATATTCTGGAGATAATGTATACCGCGGTTCTATGATAAGGATGTTGGGCTCCCTTATTTTTTCAAAGCTTGCCTCGTGGTCTTTAGGTTTTAAGGTTACTGACCCTACTTCCGGCTTCCAGGCAATGAACAGAAGGACTATTGAGTTTTTCTGCTCCCCTGTTTACCCTTCTGATTTTCCTGATGCAGATATCCTTATAGCGACCAAGAGGGCAGGGCTTAAAATTGTTGAGGTTCCGGTAAAGATGCTTCCTCCTGCAGGGGGGAAATCAATGCATTCTGGGCTTAAACCTTTTTATTATATATTTAAGATGTTTTTTTCTATATTTGTAACGTTTCTGAGAAAAGACACTGCAAATTAA
- a CDS encoding tetratricopeptide repeat protein encodes MSPGIKKTLLHESWKYLLLVILAAAVYGGTLNYPFQYDDWGSIINNRSITSMAHPEEIFSFDPTRPVVNLSYAVNYFIGATDPALYRTFNIIVHVLNSALLYILFVNIAEAEGYAISRNALFFCASIFLVQPVQIESVTYVSSRSELLSFLFVTASWILFLKAENEKLKIPLYAVSLFFFLMALFSKERAVVFPIILLAYIWVFRTGKAGMVKRSLLSLAPFVAVTLAYSFYRLKFASSAEEQKSMMREPLEQASGMLESMRTYLRLLFFPVNQNIDHTIGTPHGFALAAEITVLAVVISFLIWLIKKRYDHPFILFGSMMFIIPLLPNIIIPLKDIMSERWLYMSVSGVSFAVIEVAILRTKLQRGVFMKCILYAGIAVIILFAALAAKRNMVWASEISLWEDAAKKSPLKARPRNNLGYCYGKAGDIFKAREELQYALKLDPGYALSYFNLGLLDASEGHMDDALNNYIKAYDMGNTMKENLFNIGMIYARKGQYDMAEKWLRRVLDGNPDYEPALENLAELLYHSKRNDEAVRITGKLEGLGIFSVELERKKGDVFFAAGKNATAREIYLSCLKKDPGDIGSLLGLANTYQVDGDPESLNKALGIYREALGINKNIYEAYGNMALVLLKMGNRDEAVTSLQKLLSIKPDDSRAASVLKSIQSGSSKK; translated from the coding sequence ATGAGTCCCGGCATAAAAAAAACATTGCTACATGAGAGTTGGAAATATCTCCTTTTAGTTATCCTTGCAGCCGCAGTTTACGGAGGTACTCTTAATTATCCATTCCAGTATGATGACTGGGGATCAATAATCAATAACAGGAGCATCACTTCCATGGCACACCCGGAAGAGATTTTCTCCTTTGATCCTACGCGGCCTGTTGTCAATCTCTCTTATGCGGTTAACTACTTTATTGGCGCAACGGATCCTGCGCTATACAGGACATTCAACATCATTGTTCACGTATTGAATTCTGCTTTGCTTTACATACTCTTCGTAAACATAGCTGAAGCAGAAGGATACGCGATTTCAAGGAATGCTTTATTTTTTTGTGCTTCTATTTTCCTTGTCCAGCCTGTGCAGATAGAGTCGGTAACTTATGTGAGCAGCAGGTCTGAGCTTCTTTCATTTCTCTTTGTGACAGCGTCGTGGATTCTGTTCTTAAAAGCGGAAAATGAAAAACTTAAAATTCCGCTCTATGCGGTATCATTGTTTTTCTTTCTGATGGCTCTTTTTTCAAAGGAAAGGGCTGTTGTCTTCCCCATAATATTACTGGCATACATTTGGGTATTCCGGACAGGGAAGGCTGGGATGGTAAAGCGTTCCCTTCTTTCTTTGGCTCCATTTGTCGCAGTTACTCTTGCCTATTCTTTCTATAGGTTAAAATTTGCCTCAAGCGCCGAAGAGCAGAAAAGTATGATGAGGGAACCGTTAGAGCAGGCTTCAGGAATGCTTGAATCAATGCGAACTTACCTTAGGCTGCTTTTTTTCCCTGTAAATCAGAACATAGACCATACTATAGGAACACCTCATGGATTTGCCCTTGCAGCGGAAATAACGGTTCTCGCTGTAGTTATATCTTTTCTCATATGGCTTATAAAGAAGAGATATGACCATCCATTCATTCTTTTTGGGTCTATGATGTTCATTATTCCCCTTCTTCCTAATATTATTATTCCTTTAAAAGATATTATGTCTGAACGGTGGCTTTATATGTCTGTTTCAGGGGTTTCGTTTGCAGTCATAGAGGTTGCTATTTTGCGGACAAAACTTCAACGCGGGGTTTTCATGAAGTGTATCTTGTATGCGGGAATTGCGGTTATTATTTTATTTGCTGCCCTTGCGGCAAAGAGAAACATGGTTTGGGCAAGTGAAATCTCTCTTTGGGAAGATGCAGCAAAAAAGTCCCCTCTTAAAGCAAGGCCGCGGAATAATCTTGGCTACTGTTACGGCAAAGCCGGGGATATATTCAAAGCCCGTGAAGAACTTCAATATGCTTTAAAGCTTGATCCGGGCTATGCTCTTTCCTATTTTAACCTCGGTTTACTTGATGCATCTGAAGGACACATGGATGACGCCCTCAATAATTACATTAAAGCTTATGATATGGGAAATACCATGAAAGAAAATCTATTTAATATAGGGATGATCTATGCACGTAAAGGTCAATATGATATGGCAGAAAAGTGGCTAAGAAGAGTTTTAGACGGAAACCCTGATTATGAACCTGCCCTTGAGAATTTAGCGGAGCTGCTGTATCATTCTAAAAGGAACGATGAGGCAGTAAGAATTACTGGAAAGCTTGAAGGTCTTGGGATTTTCAGCGTTGAACTCGAGAGAAAAAAAGGAGATGTTTTTTTTGCTGCCGGTAAAAATGCGACAGCGAGGGAAATTTATTTGAGCTGTCTTAAAAAGGATCCCGGGGATATAGGTTCCCTCCTCGGGTTGGCTAACACTTATCAGGTTGATGGGGACCCGGAGAGCCTGAATAAGGCGCTTGGTATTTACAGGGAGGCATTGGGTATTAATAAAAATATTTATGAGGCATACGGTAATATGGCGCTTGTTTTATTAAAGATGGGAAACAGGGATGAG
- a CDS encoding SGNH/GDSL hydrolase family protein yields the protein MFKIKKVQNTFLAVLSLFISFLLIETGVRIFYKFKSQYIPHPYGLNIPDAKRSYKLAPNFRGFFLDQENHLISKAKTNSIGLRDYEYGEKKDNVYRILVLGDSFTFGSGVEMEDTFPKQLEILLNEGDKSRKYEVLNAGVQGYGTDQEFYFLEEWIDKLKPDLVIVGFYVENDITDVMIGALNHYIVKNGYLFDNQKHNAIEKEKNFMERHSQAYEFLEERTQELMYKTGLARYVMRNRYVKPPLDMMLYLKELPPEIKDAYDKTEGYLKKISDLSMQKGAETLIMIIPHNMQVIEKVWYDWLKSYHQNPQDYSITKINDEIKDFAKGNNIVFFDLLDKQRMEEQKTHLFLPADMHWNNEGHKLVAQDLYGFLSEKGLLK from the coding sequence ATGTTTAAAATAAAGAAAGTTCAAAACACTTTTCTGGCAGTTCTTTCTCTTTTTATATCTTTCCTTCTTATTGAAACAGGAGTCAGGATATTTTACAAGTTCAAATCCCAGTATATTCCCCATCCCTATGGCCTTAATATACCCGATGCTAAAAGAAGCTACAAGCTTGCTCCTAATTTCAGAGGGTTTTTTCTCGACCAAGAAAATCATCTTATATCAAAAGCCAAAACCAACTCAATAGGCTTAAGGGATTATGAATATGGAGAGAAAAAAGATAATGTCTACAGGATACTTGTTCTCGGAGATTCTTTCACTTTCGGTTCAGGTGTTGAAATGGAAGATACTTTCCCAAAACAACTTGAAATATTGCTGAACGAAGGGGACAAAAGCAGAAAATATGAAGTTCTAAACGCAGGCGTTCAGGGATACGGCACAGATCAGGAATTCTACTTTCTTGAAGAATGGATAGATAAGCTAAAACCAGACCTGGTAATTGTGGGATTCTATGTTGAAAATGACATAACGGATGTAATGATAGGAGCACTTAATCATTATATCGTGAAAAACGGCTATCTGTTTGACAATCAAAAGCATAACGCAATTGAAAAAGAAAAAAACTTCATGGAAAGGCATAGCCAGGCTTATGAATTTCTAGAGGAGAGAACACAGGAATTGATGTATAAGACAGGACTTGCCCGGTATGTAATGAGGAATCGCTATGTAAAGCCTCCTCTTGACATGATGCTCTATCTCAAAGAGCTTCCACCTGAAATCAAGGACGCTTATGATAAAACAGAAGGGTATCTTAAAAAAATTTCTGACCTTTCAATGCAAAAAGGGGCAGAAACACTGATCATGATAATTCCACACAATATGCAGGTAATAGAGAAAGTATGGTACGACTGGCTCAAATCATATCACCAGAATCCTCAGGACTACAGCATAACAAAAATAAATGATGAGATTAAGGATTTTGCAAAGGGAAATAATATCGTTTTTTTTGACCTCCTTGACAAACAGAGGATGGAAGAACAAAAAACACACTTATTTCTTCCCGCAGACATGCACTGGAACAATGAAGGACATAAGCTGGTAGCTCAAGATCTTTATGGTTTTTTGTCAGAGAAAGGATTACTGAAGTAA
- a CDS encoding glycosyltransferase family 9 protein, with translation MKKNKYQYMRGSYKLIAIVTDFVGGAILSFFRFFIKKRSLPVNPQRIAVFRMDKLGDVVLSIPAIRGIKKLFPAAEMTLLISGMAEDIFRYERNSYKIITYDGILNCYMTGSKREIPILHDIKNALLLLRELREKKFDLAVILRGDIFTNMLVFMSRIPSRIGFGNEGGYFFLTDIIPLSQSRYHELERMEDVLRFLGEKEPECKMGISLSDAENEAVGRLLRENNLDNSLSYSVISPFTGHKWNTWDADRFLKLARRLRDEAGLTVIMTGSEGEKKGIENLIGGEMAMHNFAGKTSLLEFVALLKRAKLFVGNDSGPVHLAVSSDVPAVQLFGPGDMRRFAHRGGRNAVLFKETCSLHPCTIKECKVPEKWCMNEITVDGVFDACMAVLNKHLK, from the coding sequence TTGAAAAAGAACAAATACCAATACATGCGCGGTTCTTACAAATTAATCGCCATTGTCACTGATTTTGTTGGCGGTGCGATACTCTCTTTTTTCCGGTTTTTCATAAAAAAAAGAAGCCTCCCTGTGAATCCGCAGCGTATCGCTGTATTCAGAATGGACAAGCTCGGGGATGTTGTTCTTTCAATCCCTGCGATAAGGGGGATAAAGAAGCTTTTTCCTGCTGCTGAGATGACACTCCTGATTTCCGGCATGGCGGAAGACATATTCAGATACGAAAGAAATTCTTATAAGATCATAACATACGATGGAATTTTAAATTGCTACATGACAGGGTCAAAAAGAGAAATCCCGATTTTACATGATATTAAAAACGCTCTGCTGTTGCTCAGGGAACTGAGGGAGAAAAAATTCGATCTCGCAGTTATCTTGCGAGGCGATATCTTTACCAATATGCTTGTATTTATGAGCAGGATACCTTCGCGGATAGGGTTTGGGAATGAAGGAGGATATTTTTTTCTTACAGACATTATCCCCTTATCTCAATCAAGATACCATGAACTGGAGCGGATGGAGGATGTCCTCAGATTCCTCGGAGAAAAAGAGCCCGAATGTAAGATGGGGATTTCTCTTTCTGATGCTGAGAATGAAGCTGTAGGTAGGCTTTTGCGGGAGAATAATCTGGATAACAGCTTATCCTATTCAGTGATTTCTCCCTTTACAGGGCACAAATGGAATACATGGGATGCGGACAGGTTTCTAAAACTTGCTCGAAGGCTGAGAGATGAAGCAGGGCTTACTGTAATAATGACAGGCTCAGAAGGAGAAAAAAAGGGGATAGAGAATCTGATTGGCGGCGAAATGGCAATGCACAATTTTGCCGGAAAAACTTCGCTCCTTGAGTTTGTGGCACTCCTGAAAAGAGCAAAACTATTTGTCGGCAATGACAGCGGGCCGGTCCATCTTGCAGTATCATCCGATGTGCCGGCAGTTCAGCTTTTCGGGCCAGGCGACATGAGAAGGTTTGCCCATAGAGGGGGGAGAAACGCTGTTCTTTTCAAAGAAACCTGCTCGCTTCACCCCTGTACTATAAAAGAATGCAAGGTGCCTGAAAAATGGTGCATGAATGAGATAACGGTTGATGGGGTTTTCGATGCATGTATGGCAGTCCTGAATAAGCATCTCAAATAA
- a CDS encoding SBBP repeat-containing protein: MKKILLFLSIFILATISYASTLPDKTTIVEKSARLQIPFIENKGHIKDKAAKFYASTFAGNVYVTDEGQIIYGLVKEDSSNQKGDEKTYQMVTLKETIIGATKTNIKGESKSATQVNYFVGSKDEWKTGIPTWESVNLGEVYEGIELKLKAYGKNVEKLFYVNECGDVEDIKLKFEGAENITVNESGELEIETAVGTVKFTKPFAYQEIEGKKVEVEADFIIGSSLSYGFQVASYNKSYPLIIDPLLASTFIGGSASDGATCINIDPSGNVFVSGRTNSSGFPAQDAYDPSYNGGYSYGDIFVSKIDNTLSTLLASTFIGGNNDEAASAMTIDPSGNVFVTGGTSSHNYPITENAYDNSNSGSYFYTIFVSKLDNTLSNLLSSTLIGRDGYSIGFAIAVDSSENVFVAGETASADFPTTEGAYDTSFNDGSAYGGDVFVSKLDSTLSSLLASTFIGGNYDEYAFALKIDNSGNVFLTGRNESSDFPTTIGAYNTSGGVFVSKLNNTLSSLLASTFINGYEASAMTIDSVGNIYIAGTASNPPSGGVFVSKLDNTLSSLLASTFIGGLYSGSEGKGIAIDSIGNVFVTGKTLSSIFPTTMSSYDTSFNGSYDVFVSKLDSTLSSIIASTLIGGNDSEVAYGIAVDSNGNIFIAGDTLSSYGTYPYPSTNGAYNTLSNGSNDCFVSKFDNNLSAGTGTSSAITLVSFTARLKESSVQLKWQTETEIDNIGFNILRSESEEGPYKKINKNIIHSKGSSTKGASYKFTDNKV; this comes from the coding sequence ATGAAGAAAATTCTTTTATTTTTATCAATTTTTATATTAGCAACTATTTCCTATGCCAGCACACTGCCTGACAAAACTACCATTGTGGAAAAGTCTGCCAGGTTGCAAATTCCTTTTATTGAAAACAAGGGGCACATTAAAGACAAAGCTGCAAAATTTTATGCCAGCACATTTGCAGGAAATGTGTATGTGACTGATGAGGGTCAAATTATATATGGGCTGGTAAAGGAAGATAGCTCTAATCAGAAGGGAGATGAAAAAACGTATCAAATGGTTACACTGAAAGAAACCATTATAGGTGCAACGAAGACAAATATTAAAGGCGAAAGCAAATCTGCAACACAGGTCAATTACTTCGTCGGCAGCAAAGATGAATGGAAGACCGGAATCCCAACATGGGAAAGTGTTAATTTAGGTGAAGTTTATGAAGGCATAGAGCTTAAGCTTAAAGCGTATGGTAAGAATGTTGAAAAATTGTTTTATGTCAATGAATGCGGAGATGTTGAAGACATAAAACTCAAATTTGAAGGTGCTGAAAATATTACAGTAAATGAAAGTGGAGAACTTGAAATTGAAACAGCGGTTGGCACTGTTAAATTCACTAAACCCTTTGCTTATCAGGAAATTGAGGGAAAGAAAGTTGAAGTAGAAGCTGATTTTATAATTGGCTCTTCACTTTCATACGGTTTTCAGGTTGCATCTTATAATAAAAGTTATCCTCTTATTATCGACCCGCTTCTGGCATCGACTTTTATTGGAGGAAGTGCATCTGATGGAGCTACTTGTATTAATATTGATCCTTCAGGAAACGTTTTTGTTTCAGGAAGAACTAATTCATCTGGTTTCCCCGCACAAGACGCTTATGATCCATCATATAATGGCGGTTACTCTTATGGTGATATTTTTGTATCAAAGATAGATAATACGTTAAGCACCCTGCTTGCATCGACATTTATTGGTGGTAACAATGACGAAGCTGCTTCTGCCATGACTATAGATCCTTCAGGAAATGTTTTTGTGACAGGAGGAACCTCATCACATAATTACCCTATAACTGAGAATGCTTATGATAACTCAAATAGTGGCAGCTATTTTTATACTATTTTTGTTTCCAAACTTGACAATACATTAAGCAACCTTCTTTCTTCAACATTAATAGGAAGAGACGGCTATAGTATAGGCTTTGCCATAGCCGTAGATTCATCAGAAAATGTTTTTGTGGCAGGAGAAACTGCATCAGCTGATTTTCCAACTACAGAAGGTGCCTATGATACTTCATTTAATGATGGCTCAGCGTATGGTGGTGATGTTTTTGTATCAAAACTTGATAGCACTTTAAGCTCTCTTCTTGCGTCCACATTCATTGGAGGAAATTACGACGAATATGCTTTTGCCTTAAAGATAGATAATTCTGGGAATGTTTTTTTGACAGGAAGAAATGAATCATCTGACTTTCCAACTACAATAGGGGCCTATAATACTTCCGGTGGTGTTTTCGTATCAAAATTAAACAATACCTTAAGCTCTCTTCTTGCATCCACATTCATTAATGGATATGAGGCAAGTGCCATGACAATAGATTCAGTTGGAAATATTTATATTGCAGGGACAGCATCTAATCCACCAAGCGGAGGTGTTTTCGTATCGAAATTAGACAATACCTTAAGCTCTCTTCTTGCATCCACATTCATTGGAGGGCTATATTCTGGAAGTGAAGGAAAGGGAATAGCTATTGATTCTATAGGAAATGTTTTTGTTACAGGTAAAACCTTATCATCTATTTTCCCAACTACAATGTCCAGCTATGATACTTCTTTTAACGGTTCTTATGATGTTTTTGTATCAAAGTTAGACAGTACATTAAGCTCTATTATTGCCTCAACTTTAATAGGTGGAAACGATAGTGAAGTTGCTTATGGCATTGCAGTAGATTCAAACGGAAATATTTTTATCGCTGGTGATACTTTGTCATCGTATGGAACTTATCCCTATCCTTCAACAAATGGAGCATATAATACTTTATCTAACGGCAGCAATGATTGTTTTGTCTCCAAATTCGATAACAATTTAAGTGCCGGAACAGGAACTTCCTCGGCCATCACTCTCGTATCATTCACTGCAAGATTGAAGGAGAGCTCAGTCCAATTAAAATGGCAAACCGAAACAGAAATCGACAATATTGGTTTTAACATTCTTCGCAGTGAATCTGAAGAAGGGCCATACAAAAAGATAAATAAAAATATCATCCATTCAAAAGGAAGCTCAACTAAGGGCGCTTCCTACAAATTCACCGATAATAAAGT
- a CDS encoding DUF2304 domain-containing protein, protein MPLTQKIFALVVSVLILIVIVELVRRRRLREEYSFLWIITGITLIILSLWYRLLVFITHAIGAVLPTSTLFLFGLLFLVMISLHFSVKISKLTDQLKDVAQEVAILKASLDDRK, encoded by the coding sequence ATGCCGCTGACACAAAAAATATTTGCCCTTGTCGTAAGTGTGCTTATCCTGATCGTAATAGTTGAGCTTGTAAGGCGCAGGAGATTAAGAGAGGAATATTCTTTTTTATGGATCATTACCGGCATAACATTGATAATCCTTTCCCTCTGGTACAGGCTTCTCGTTTTTATCACTCACGCCATCGGGGCGGTGCTTCCGACTTCTACGCTTTTTCTTTTTGGTCTGCTCTTTCTGGTTATGATAAGCCTCCATTTCTCAGTCAAGATATCTAAGCTTACTGACCAGCTTAAGGATGTTGCACAGGAGGTGGCCATACTAAAAGCAAGTCTTGACGACAGGAAATGA